AACTGCGCCTTTTGGGTGGATGCCCGAGGCGGGAAGGTCACGTCCGGGCAGGGGCGGCCCGATGACGAGCCGGATCTCATCATGAGCCTTTCGGCGGACGACGCCCATCGCTCGTGGTCGAACAAGCTCAATCCGATCACCGCGATTACCAGGAAAAAAATCAAGGTGAAGGGGTCGGCGACGGGACTCCTGCGTTTAGCCCCCAAACTTAAAAAGGTCGCGGAATACTACAACGAGGTGCTGGATGAAATGGGCCTTGAGGACATAAAGGTCTAAATTAGATTAAGTCATATTGGACGGACCGAATGATTATCGAT
This sequence is a window from Candidatus Zymogenaceae bacterium. Protein-coding genes within it:
- a CDS encoding SCP2 sterol-binding domain-containing protein, which codes for MEFWKNENQPIEAFLKMFDKCMADPDLSKSLKKVNQLILFDYTQDGENCAFWVDARGGKVTSGQGRPDDEPDLIMSLSADDAHRSWSNKLNPITAITRKKIKVKGSATGLLRLAPKLKKVAEYYNEVLDEMGLEDIKV